The proteins below come from a single Aegilops tauschii subsp. strangulata cultivar AL8/78 chromosome 6, Aet v6.0, whole genome shotgun sequence genomic window:
- the LOC123494384 gene encoding uncharacterized protein isoform X2, whose amino-acid sequence MTSPSPPPQPTRAGDPQLRDWLDLSLNDAAPSSLLILSRAFTLAGRMKPVDAVVATVSSLPDEVVDTIGTILPSEDSVSQRRRKLEFLEMQEELIKDYD is encoded by the exons ATGACGTCCCCAAGTCCGCCGCCGCAGCCTACACGCGCCGGAGATCCACAG CTACGAGACTGGTTGGATCTATCACTTAATGATGCTGCGCCATCTTCTCTGCTCATACTTTCAAG AGCTTTTACCCTGGCTGGGAGAATGAAACCCGTGGATGCTGTTGTAGCAACAGTGTCTTCTTTGCCAGATGAAGTTGTGGATACAATTGGGACAATATTGCCATCTGAAGATTCAGTTTCTCAGAGGAGGAGGAAACTGGAATTCCTTGAGATGCAGGAAGAACTTATCAAG gactacgattga
- the LOC123494384 gene encoding uncharacterized protein isoform X1, whose amino-acid sequence MTSPSPPPQPTRAGDPQLRDWLDLSLNDAAPSSLLILSRAFTLAGRMKPVDAVVATVSSLPDEVVDTIGTILPSEDSVSQRRRKLEFLEMQEELIKERREYKKVREVKELHEFLGNFKKDHQGNITPLGEIKFPPLQAEQVKPSVSTTFSPEQWAETESHIADGNNMLYQTFLENTTAQKNMPQSSAPPIQQPIQQQYNLPLNIYHRPTNQLMAPPASPSPLMSVPNSALTPNHLVTPP is encoded by the exons ATGACGTCCCCAAGTCCGCCGCCGCAGCCTACACGCGCCGGAGATCCACAG CTACGAGACTGGTTGGATCTATCACTTAATGATGCTGCGCCATCTTCTCTGCTCATACTTTCAAG AGCTTTTACCCTGGCTGGGAGAATGAAACCCGTGGATGCTGTTGTAGCAACAGTGTCTTCTTTGCCAGATGAAGTTGTGGATACAATTGGGACAATATTGCCATCTGAAGATTCAGTTTCTCAGAGGAGGAGGAAACTGGAATTCCTTGAGATGCAGGAAGAACTTATCAAG gaacggagggagtataagaagGTGCGTGAAGTGAAGGAGTTGCATGAGTTCCTTGGAAACTTCAAGAAGGATCATCAAGGCAACATCACTCCCTTGGGAGAAATCAAGTTTCCTCCTCTTCAGGCCGAGCAGGTTAAACCCTCTGTGAGTACTACCTTTTCTCCTGAGCAATGGGCTGAAACTGAAAGTCATATTGCTGATGGTAATAATATGCTCTATCAAACTTTCTTAGAGAATACTACTGCTCAGAAAAACATGCCTCAATCATCGGCACCTCCCATACAACAACCCATACAACAACAATACAATTTGCCATTGAATATATATCATAGGCCAACTAATCAACTTATGGCTCCACCTGCGTCCCCTAGTCCTCTTATGAGTGTACCCAATTCGGCGTTGACGCCGAATCACCTCGTCACACCACCATAA